Proteins encoded by one window of Rubinisphaera margarita:
- a CDS encoding ThuA domain-containing protein: MRLLVFLTLLVSIPSFAAAADQQYVVYEGEKGPGVGKHIVLISGDDEYRSEEAMPMLGQILARHHGFKCTVLFAVNPETGEIEPTYQKNIPGMENLQTADLVILFTRFRALPDEDMKYFDDYLKSGKPIIGLRTSTHAFNFPKDFETSYAHYGWNNSNTAWPGGFGKEVFGETWYTHHGKHKSESTRGIIEEDHADHPILNGVENLWGPTDVYGVRELPADAEVLVRGQVLTGMKPDDPPVEGEKNDPMMPIAWTRKYETSTGKTSRIFCTTLCSSIDLEDEDLRRMLVNASFWCLGMEKKVPERANVEILGEYDPSFYGFGSFRKGLKPSDFAW, encoded by the coding sequence ATGCGCCTACTTGTATTTCTGACCCTGCTGGTCTCGATTCCGTCCTTTGCGGCGGCGGCCGATCAGCAGTACGTGGTTTACGAAGGGGAAAAAGGTCCGGGCGTCGGCAAGCACATCGTGCTGATTTCCGGTGACGATGAGTATCGGTCGGAAGAAGCCATGCCGATGCTGGGGCAGATTCTTGCCCGGCACCATGGTTTCAAGTGCACCGTGCTCTTCGCGGTCAATCCGGAAACGGGGGAGATCGAGCCGACCTACCAGAAGAACATCCCCGGAATGGAGAACCTGCAGACGGCGGATCTTGTCATTCTATTTACCCGATTCCGTGCCCTGCCCGACGAGGACATGAAATACTTCGATGACTACCTGAAGTCAGGCAAGCCAATCATCGGACTGCGAACCTCGACGCACGCGTTCAACTTTCCCAAAGACTTCGAGACCTCTTACGCCCACTATGGCTGGAACAATTCCAACACGGCATGGCCGGGCGGTTTCGGAAAGGAGGTCTTTGGCGAGACGTGGTACACGCACCATGGCAAGCATAAGTCCGAGAGCACCCGGGGTATTATCGAGGAAGATCACGCCGATCATCCGATTCTCAACGGAGTTGAGAATCTGTGGGGACCGACGGATGTCTACGGCGTTCGGGAACTTCCGGCTGATGCGGAAGTGCTTGTCCGTGGACAGGTTTTAACGGGGATGAAGCCGGACGATCCGCCGGTTGAAGGCGAGAAGAACGACCCAATGATGCCGATTGCCTGGACGCGGAAGTATGAGACGTCGACCGGCAAAACGTCTCGAATCTTCTGTACCACACTCTGTTCGTCGATTGATCTGGAAGATGAAGATCTCCGTCGGATGCTGGTGAACGCATCTTTCTGGTGCCTGGGGATGGAGAAGAAAGTTCCTGAGCGCGCCAATGTCGAGATCCTGGGCGAATACGATCCCTCGTTCTACGGCTTCGGAAGCTTCAGGAAGGGACTCAAACCGTCGGATTTCGCCTGGTAA